A stretch of DNA from Bacteroidales bacterium:
AGGAGCAGGAGAAAGCGGTGTCGGGGCTGCTATTCTGGCTACAAAACAAGGTTTTGATGTATTTGTTTCAGACTCCGGTGCTATCAAGCCTGAGTACAAATATATGCTGGACAGTCATTATATATTATATGAAGAAGGTAATCATTCAATGGAGATCATCCTTTCTGCCAATGAAGTGATCAAAAGTCCCGGTATACCTGACTCTGCACCTGTTATTCAATCTATTTACGATGCGTATATTCCCATCATTTCTGAAATAGAATTTGCGTCACGGTACACCAAAGCCAAGAAAATATGTATTACAGGAAGTAACGGGAAAACAACCACTACCACATTGATATATTATATGATGCAGCAGGCAGGTATGAATGTGGGAATGGCAGGAAATGTAGGGAAAAGTTTCGCATTACAGGTGGCAGAAGACGATTATGATTATTATGTTCTGGAACTGAGTAGTTTTCAATTGGAAGGGATGCATCAGTTCAAAGCGGATATCGCTATATTGTTGAATATTACTCCGGATCATCTTGACCGGTATGATTACAGCCTTCAAAAATATGTGAATGCTAAAATGCGCATTTTGCAGAACATGACTAAAGAAGAGTTCTTTATTTTTTGTTCGGATGACGAAATCACCATCCGTGAATTGGAAAGTATTGTACTTGCTGCGCAAACCTTACCATTTTCTATTGAAAACAAGCCTTCTCCTGGAGCATACCTGGATAATGACTGGATAAAAGTGGATTTCAGGAAAGATATTTTTTCAATGCCGGTCAATGATTTATCGCTTAAAGGAAAGCACAATATATATAATTCGATGGCAGCGGGTATTGCAGGAAAAGTCCTGGATATACGGAAAGAACATATTCGTTCCGCACTATCCACTTTTCCGGGAGTAGAACACCGGTTGGAAAAAGTGCTTAAAATTAAGGATGTTACCTATATTAATGATTCAAAAGCCACCAATGTCAACTCTACCTGGTATGCTCTGGAAAGTATGGAGACTCCGGTGGTATGGATTGCCGGAGGAACGGATAAAGGTAATGATTACAGTGTCCTGGAAGAATTGGTCGAGAAAAAGGTGCATTTTATGGTTTGCCTTGGAAAAGACAATACAAAACTTATTGAGTCTTTCGGGGAAATTGTTCCCCAGTATGTGGAGGTGCATTCGATGAAAGATGCCGTAAGGGAAGCTTATCAAAAGGCCAATCCGGGAGATACGGTCTTATTGTCTCCGGCATGTGCAAGTTTCGACCTGTTCAATAATTATGAAGACAGGGGAAGACAGTTCAAACAATATGTAAGGGAATTATAAGGAAGAATTCAGGAAAAATGGATTTTTTTAAAAAACACTTCAAAGGCGATCCGAATATCTGGGCCATTATCATAGGTCTCAGTGTTTTTTCGTTGCTGGCGGTGTATAGTTCAACAGGAACATTGGCATATAAATGGTCGGGAGGAAATACGGCCACTTATATCATCCGTCATGGTATATTCCTTTTTGTCGGTTTGTTTGCTGCCTTTATCATCCATAAATTTCCATATAAATATTATGCCCGGCTTTCTCAGATATTGATCCTGTTTATTCCTGTTTTATTGCTGATCACCTTATTGGCAGGTGTAGATGAAAATGACGCGACGCGACGTCTGTCTATTCTCGGAATGACCTTTCAAACTTCGGATCTGGCAAAATTGGTATTGATCATGTTTTTAGCACAAAGGCTGGCGTCCAGACAAAACCAGATTTTGAATTTTAAAGAAACGCTTCTACCCATGTTTATCCTTATCGGGGTCATTTGTGCATTGATCCTTCCGGCCAATTTCAGTACTGCAGCATTACTTTTTCTGACCAGTGTAGTACTCCTGTTTGTCGGGAGAGCTTCTTTCAAACAACTTTCAGGACTTTGCGCCATCACTCTTGTCCTGGTATTGCTGTTGGTGGGCGGACTTTATGGATTACAGAAAGCCGGAGTCAATAATGTGATCACACAAAGGGCTTCTACCTGGGTAAATCGTGTGGAACGATTTTTTTCAGACGAACAGGAAGAAAATGCAGATCTGGTGGAGAACTATCAGCCTTTACAGGCGAAGATAGCTGTAGGTACCAGCGGCTTTTTTGGAAAAGGACCGGGTAATAGTGTGCAACGAAATTTTCTACCTCATCCTTATTCTGATTTTATTTTTGCAATAATTATTGAAGAATGGGGCATACTGGGAGGCATGCTTGTACTTTTCCTTTACCTGAATCTGTTGTACCGGACAGTGTTGATTGTCCGGAAATGTGATAAGACTTTTCCCGCCTTTCTGGCAATAGGATTAGCATTCAGTATCGTATTTCAGGCCATGATCAATATGATGGTGGCCGTAGGCTTAATTCCGGTAACAGGGCAACCTCTTCCGTTGATCAGTATGGGTGGGACATCCATATTGTTCACGGGTATTACTTTTGGAATTATATTAGGGATCAGCAGGGAAGTTAGAGAGCAGGAAGAACGGAAACTCAGGCAGGAAGCCAGAGCTTCCGTATCAGGGGATATTGATCCTGTACCTCAGGCTATTTGAACTCTAATTTATCATGTATAACGTTATGGATGAATCAAATCGAATAAACGACCAAAATCTAGATGCCGCCAAAACCTATCGCCGCGTGATCATTAGTGGGGGAGGTACAGGCGGACATATTTTTCCTGCCATCGCCATAGCTAATGCCTTGTCTGCGAAAGATCCTTCCATCAGAATACTTTTTGTGGGTGCGGAAGGACGCATGGAAATGGAGAAGGTGCCCAAGGCCGGATATAAAATTATCGGATTACCTGTTCGTGGTTTTGATAGAAAAAACCTGTTCAGGAATTTTCGTGTACTATATCTCTTGATAAGAAGTATTTATATTGCAAGAATCATTATAAAACGGTTCCATCCCGATGCAGTAATCGGAGTGGGTGGATATGCCAGTGGGCCAGTATTATACGCTGCTTGTAAAAAAGGTATTCCTACATTGATCCAGGAACAGAATTCCTATGCAGGCGTCACTAATAAATTATTGGCCAAAAAAGTAGATAAAATATGTGTGGCTTATGATGATATGGAGCGTTTTTTCCCGAAGGAGAAGATCATAATTACCGGAAATCCTGTCAGAAGAAGATTAACGGAATGTGTTGTAATGCGTGATCAGAGCATGTTGTTCTTCGATTTCCATGAAGACAAACCTACAATCCTTGTTCTGGGAGGAAGTTTAGGAGCGCGTACGATCAATCAGAGTGTATTAGGTTCTCTTGAACATTTTCCTTCGGATATATATTTGATTTGGCAGACGGGTATTTCTTATTATGAGAAGGCGAAACAGGCTGTTCTGGATAAGCAACTGCATCACCAGATCAAAGTATTCCAGTTCATTGAACGCGTTGATCTGGCTTATACTGCTGCAGACCTGGTTATTTCCCGTGCCGGTGCCAGTACGATATCCGAACTTTGTATCAAGGGAAAACCGTCTATTCTTGTTCCTTCTCCCAATGTTGCCGAAGACCATCAGACCAAGAATGCCATGGCATTGGTCAAAAAAGAGGCCGCTATAATGATTCCTGATGATCAGGCTGTGAAAAAACTAATGGATACAGCGATTTCTACAGTCAGGAATCCTCAGATGCTGGAGCCGCTTTCGGATAATATCCGGGAGTTGGCCAGATTCAATGCTGCACGGAAAATAGCAGATATAGTTATTCAATTAATGGAAGATAAACAATGATACAAAAGGAATTGTTGAATTACAGTAAACGTATCCGTGCCCTGGCCGAAATAGGGTTGACTTATTCTGAAAACCCATACGACCGGGATCGTTATGAAGAACTTAGTTCTATCGGACAACACATGATGAGTCTGCTAAGCGGTCATCCTGTTGAAGTAATTGAACAATTTTTTATTGAAGACCGGGAATACAAAACACCTCAGGTAGACATACGTGCTGTGGTATTTGATGAAGCAGACCGTTTATTATTGGTACGTGAAAAAATTGATGCTAAGTGGTCCCTGCCTGGCGGATGGGCGGATATTGGCTATGCTCCTTCGGAAGTCGCCGTTAAAGAGGTGAAGGAAGAAACCGGATTGGATGTATTGCCCGAAAGGATGATTGCTGTTTTTGATAAGAAGTGCCATCCACATCCTCCACACCTGCATTATGTATATAAATTATTCATAGGATGTAAATTACAGGGTGGGGAAATGCAACCGGCATTTGATACGTTGGATGTGGGTTTTTTTGATAAAAACAATATCCCCGAATTATCTGAAGAAAGGGTAACCAGGGATCAGGTGCAATTGATGTTTGATTACCATCATCACCCGGAAAAACCGGTAGTGTTTGATTAATTAAGTAATATCAATAAGTGAATTTCGTATTTAATGAATGTAATTGATTCGATCAGGGTATTTTAAGAAAATAATGAATAGCACTAAGTGCTTAAAATAGAAATGATGTTGGAATACATACATAAAGTTTATTTTATCGGTATCGGCGGTATCGGTATGAGTGCTTTGGCAAGGTATTTTAAGGCCAAACAATGTGATGTTTGCGGGTACGACCGTGTAGAAACATCACTTACCCGTAAACTTTGCGAGGAAGGTATTCCTGTACATTATTCCGACGATATTGCCTCTATTCCCGAATCATATAAGTCTCAGAAAGAACAGGTGCTGGTGATATATACGCCTGCAGTTCCCACCACTCACAGGGAAATGAATTGGTTCAGGGAAAACGGCTATACCATGATGAAACGTTCGGGAGTACTGGGAATGATTTCGCGGGCTAAAGAGACTATTGCTGTAGCAGGGACACATGGGAAAACCAGTGTATCTACCATGATCGCACATCTGCTGACACAAGCAGGGATTGGTTGTGATGCCTTTCTGGGCGGTATTTCAAAAAATTATCAGACCAATCTTTTACTTTCAGCTACTTCTGAATATCTTGTAGCAGAAGCAGATGAATACGATCGTTCCTTTTTACGTTTATACCCCGGTATAGCTGTCGTTACGGCCATTGATCCGGATCATCTGGACATATACGGTACTTACGAACAGCTCAGGGAAGCTTTTGATCAATTTGTCTCACAGATCAGAAAAGGCGGGATACTGGTTCATAAATACGGTCTGGAAATAAAAACAACCAAAGATATCGAGATATACACTTATTCACTGGATGATTCCCGTGCAGATTTCTATGCGGAAGGAGTACAAATTGAAAATGGTCGGTATTCGGTAAATGTACATACTCCGCATGGCAATATTCATTCTGTACATATCGGGGTTCCTGGAATGGTAAATGTTGAGAATAGTATTGTCGCATTAGCCATTGCAGCTTTGGTTGGCGCAGACCATGAGAAAATAAAAGCAGGGTTGGCCTCTTTTGAAGGCGTACAGCGTCGTTTTGATTACCAAATACGTAGAACTGATATGGTCTATATTGATGATTATGCACATCATCCGGAGGAATTACGGTTTACCATCGAATCAGTCAGGGAGTTATATCCGGGGAAACGGATCACAGGGATCTTTCAGCCGCATCTGTACAGTCGTACCCGTGATTTTGCTGATGGTTTTGCAAAAAGCCTTAGTTTATTGGATGAATTGATTTTGCTTGAAATATATCCGGCGCGCGAAGAGCCGATAGACGGTGTAAGTTCAGGAATAATATTCGAAAAAGTCTCTATCAATGAAAAGATCATGTGCACTAAAGGAGAAATCATTGATATTTTAGGAAAGCACCGGCCTGAAGTATTACTTACTTTAGGCGCCGGCGATATTGATACATTGGTAGTGCCCATTGAAAACCTGTTCAGTAAGGATGATGATAATTAAAATATAGTAATGAAGCGTTTGATCAATATCATATTCTGGGTCGCATTATTGGCTTATTACTTTGTTGCCATGAGCTTTGTCTCCCTGCAACGGGGTGAAGTGATATGCACATCCGTAAATGTGACCATTCTGGACAGTTTACGAAGCCATTTTGTAACTGTACATGATGTTGTTCAGATGATCGAACAATCGGCAAAAAAAGTGAAGGGGAAACCATTGGACAGTATCAATACACTGAAGCTAGAGCACCAGTTGGTACAACATGCGCCGGTACAACGTGCCGAAGTGTACAAAACAATCGATGGCACCCTGCATGTCAACATAGTTCAACGGAAACCGGTATTGCGTGTGATCAACCGCTTCGGAGAAAGTTATTACCTGGATGAAGAAGGGCAGGCTTTGAAACATTCAAACCGTTATAGTGCACATGTGCTGGTAGCCAACGGATATATCAATCAGCGTGCTCCCGGCAAAGAAACATTTAATGTCTGGAAGATGGAAAGTGAGCAAGGGAAGCGAATATTGATCCGGGAATTATTTGAACTGGCTCTGTGGATCAGTGATCATTCTTTCTGGAATGCACAAATCCAACAGGTGTATGTAAATGCGGATGGTGATTTTGAATTGATCCCAAGAGTCGGATCACATATCATTGTATTCGGCCGCTTCGACAAGGCAGATGAAAAATTTTCCAAGTTGGAGTCATTATATCGTAACGGATTGAATGTAAAAGGATGGAATACTTATGATGTCATCAACCTGAAATATGACGGACAAATTGTATGTACTCAGCGATAATATAAACATGTATAAAAATAATCTCAATAAATAATCATTATGGAAAACACACCTCAATATGTGGCCGCGATAGATGTCGGCACCACCAAGATTGTCACCCTGTTGGGGAAGCGCACAGAAAATAAGAAATTGGAAATCGTTGGTTTTTCACGTTCTGATTCGAAAGGAATTCGCCGGGGAGAAGTGCTCAATCCGGAAGAGGCATCCAATGTGGTAAAAGAAACTATTTTCGACCTGCAGCGCCGTACCGGGATCATATTCTCGGAAGTGTTTGTAGGTATAGCCGGGCAGCATATCCGGATATTAAAAAGCAGGAATTATATCAACCGGCCTGTTTATGAAGACAGTATCACCGTTGACGATATCAATCAACTGAAAAGTGATGCCAATAATATTGCTCTTGAGGAAGGTAAAGAGATCATTCATATTTTACCTCAAAGCTATATTGTCGATAATGAGACAGATATCTTTAATCCGGTAGGAATGCTGGGGAAACGTTTGGAAGCCAATTTTAATATTGTAGTGGGCAATATAGATTCCATTAAGAGGATCAGGAAGTGCATTCATAATGCCGGTCTTGATATTCGTGAAATCATACTTGAACCGTTGGCTTCTGCCGATGCCGTGCTCTATGATGAAGAACGTGAATCCGGAGTGGCTTTGGTAGATATCGGAGGGGGAACAACAGACATTGCCGTATTTTATGAAAACGTATTGCGTCACTCGGCTGTCATTCCTTTTGGCGGCTATGTCGTAACCAAGGATATCAAAGATGCCTGTGGCTTAGGCGAACAGGTTGCCGAAGAGGTGAAAGTGCAGTTTGGTATGGCATTGAGCGAAGCGGCTGATGAAAACAAAGTGATTGTCATCCCGGCTAAGGTACCGGGACGTGAACCCAAAGAAATTTCATTCCGCAACCTGGCACACATTATTCAGTCACGTATGGAAGAAATCATTGATGCCATCATGTTTCATATAGAAAATTCCGGCTGTGCAGATAAACTGGGTTCCGGTATTGTGATTACCGGTGGTGGTGCTATGTTAAAACATCTAAAACAGTTATTTCATTACCGTACAGGTATGGATGTCCGTATCGGTTATCCCGGGGAACAGCTGTCAGGTGATGCGGAAGCCATTAATGAGCCTCGCTATGCCACAGGGATCGGCCTGTTGATGAAAGGGTTCTGCCATATGGATGAATACCAATGGGAAATGGCAACCACCTTACAGGCGGAAAAGGAAGCACAAGAAGAACGGAAAAGGCAGGAACAGGAAATGGATAAGGAAGAAGTGATGGAAGAAGCAGATGTAAATGATTCGGGTTCGAAGATCAAAAAGCCCAGGAGAAAGATATCATTTGATGGATTTAAGGAAAGTATTATCGGGTATTTTAATGCAGAGCCGGATAGTGAAATGTAATCGGTAGATAAGGGACATGACCAGGCAAATGTATCAGATGCTGAAAAGCAATATTTATGTACAATTGATTAAGAGGATATTGGTTGTATATCTCTTATTTACATTGTGCCGTTTGGTATTTTACTGGTACAACTATGATCTGTACCAGGAACGGACATTTGCCCAGCTATGGACCATTTTTACCGGGGGATTGCTTTTTGACACAACAGCCATCCTTTATACCAACATACTGTATATTTTAATGTTCCTGATCCCGTTTAAATTCAGGTACAATAAAACATATCAGGGAGTTGCCAAATACCTGTATCTGATCACTAACGGCATTGCATTGGCTGCCAACTGTATTGATATTGTTTATTTCCGCTTTACCTTGCGACGGACGACTTTCGATATTTTCAGGGAGTTCTCTCATGGTGAGAAGATCGGGAATGTTTTTGCCAACGCTTTTATTGATCACTGGTACCTGGTGTTGTTCTTCATAGCTATCATCGTTCTGATGGTTTTTCTATATGGACGTCCGATTGAGAAGTCGTCCGTACTGATCAGAAATCCATTCATTTATTATCCGGCATGTCTGGTGGGAATGGCGTTAGGTGTTGGTATCGTGGTGATCGGACTGCGTGGAGGAGTACGTCACAGTACAAGGCCTATTACGCTGAGTAATGCCGGAGAGTACGTACAGGAACCTATTGACGTTCCTTTGGTATTGAATACCCCGTTCTCTATTTATAAAACCATAGAGCGGAGAGGAATGACTCCGTTAAAGTATTTTGATGACGAACAGGTGATGGAACGGATATATACACCGGTTCATATGCCTTCGGACAGCGTGGGGGCATTCAATCATATGAATGTGATGGTGATCATTCTGGAAAGTTTTGGTAAAGAACATTCCGGATTTTACAATAAAGAATTGGACGGCGGCACTTATCAGGGATATACTCCTTTTTTGGATTCACTGGCATCCCAAAGCCTTACATTTGAATTTTCATACGGGAACGGCTCAAAATCCATTGATGCTTTGGCTTCTACACTTGCTGGTATTCCGGCTATACCGCAACCATTTGTGTTATCTCCCCATTTTAATAATACCATCAGGGCGTTGCCTTTGCTCCTAAAAGAGAAAGGTTACGAAACAGCTTTCTTTTGCGGACAACCGAACAGCGCCATGGGTTTTTGGGCATTCTGTAAGCTGATGGGCTTTAACCGCCAGTTTGGAATGACCGAATATGGAAATAATGATGATTATGATGGCATATGGGGAATTTGGGATGAAGAGTTTTTACAGTTTACAGCAAAAGAAATGTCGGGATTATCCGAACCTTTTTTGAGTACTTTGTTTACCATCAGTTCCCATCATCCGTTTCGCGTTCCCGAACGTTATGAGAATGTATTTGAGCCCGGGCCGCTCCCGATCCATCGTTGTATCCGTTATACCGATTATTCGTTGAAACGGTTTTTTGAAACTGCTTCCCGGCAACCATGGTACAATCAGACATTATTTGTCCTGGTGGCCGACCACATCAATGGGATTGTCCATGATGAATACAAACCTACTCCGGAAATGTTTGCTATTCCCGTTATTTTTTACAAACCTGACGGAAGCCTGAAAGAATACAGGCATAGTGTTTCCCAACAGATTGACATCATGCCAACTGTATTGGGTCTTCTGAATTATGATCAACCCTACCTTTCTTTCGGTTTTGATGTGAACCGGACACAGGACAGGTTTGCGATTAATTATACCAATGGCTATTATCAGCTATATTCCGATAAATATGTATTGGTATTTGACGGAAAAGAAACTACCGGACTCTATCAGCTGAGGACAGATATGTCTCACAATTTTGCAGGAGAATTACCGGAAATTCAGGAAGAAATGGAACAGAAGGCAAAAGCCTTTCTTCAACAATATACTACCCGTATGGTAGAAAATCGTTTAACAGTAAAACCTTAAAACAAAAGATATGGAAATAGATGATTTGAACATAGGCTGGATAGAAAATAGATCATCCATTATAAAAGTGATCGGTGTCGGAGGCGGAGGTGGAAATGCCGTTTCGTATATGTACCGGCAGGGAATTCATAACGTTAATTTCGTAATATGTAATACCGATGCACAAGCATTAAAAGAAAGCCCGGTTCCTATAAAGATACAATTAGGGAAGGGCAGGACAGAAGGCCTTGGCGCCGGGAATAAACCGGAAGTAGGACGTGAAGCCGCATTGGACTCATTAGAAGAAATACGCGAAGTTCTGGACACGGGAACTAAAATGGTGTTTGTTACTGCAGGCATGGGCGGTGGAACAGGTACAGGCGCAGCACCTGTCATTGCCCGTATCGCTAAGGAAATGAACATTCTCACTGTGGCCATTGTAACCATTCCGTTCCGGTTTGAAGGACCGCAACGATTCAAGCAGGCCATTGAAGGGATCAATGAACTTAAGGAGCACGTTGATTCGTTGTTGATCATCAACAATGAAAAACTTCGTGAGATGTATGGTAACCTAAGGGTTTCCGAAGCATTTTCCAGAGCCGATGATGTGTTGACAATGGCGGCCAAGGGTATTGCCGAGCTGATCACACTTCCGGGAACGGTCAATGTTGACTTTGCCGATGTAAGTACGATCATGAGTAATGGTGGTATTACTGTGATGGGATCTGCAAAAGCCTCCGGAGAAAATCGTGCGCGTGAAGCGGTCGAA
This window harbors:
- a CDS encoding FtsW/RodA/SpoVE family cell cycle protein; translated protein: MDFFKKHFKGDPNIWAIIIGLSVFSLLAVYSSTGTLAYKWSGGNTATYIIRHGIFLFVGLFAAFIIHKFPYKYYARLSQILILFIPVLLLITLLAGVDENDATRRLSILGMTFQTSDLAKLVLIMFLAQRLASRQNQILNFKETLLPMFILIGVICALILPANFSTAALLFLTSVVLLFVGRASFKQLSGLCAITLVLVLLLVGGLYGLQKAGVNNVITQRASTWVNRVERFFSDEQEENADLVENYQPLQAKIAVGTSGFFGKGPGNSVQRNFLPHPYSDFIFAIIIEEWGILGGMLVLFLYLNLLYRTVLIVRKCDKTFPAFLAIGLAFSIVFQAMINMMVAVGLIPVTGQPLPLISMGGTSILFTGITFGIILGISREVREQEERKLRQEARASVSGDIDPVPQAI
- the murC gene encoding UDP-N-acetylmuramate--L-alanine ligase, coding for MMLEYIHKVYFIGIGGIGMSALARYFKAKQCDVCGYDRVETSLTRKLCEEGIPVHYSDDIASIPESYKSQKEQVLVIYTPAVPTTHREMNWFRENGYTMMKRSGVLGMISRAKETIAVAGTHGKTSVSTMIAHLLTQAGIGCDAFLGGISKNYQTNLLLSATSEYLVAEADEYDRSFLRLYPGIAVVTAIDPDHLDIYGTYEQLREAFDQFVSQIRKGGILVHKYGLEIKTTKDIEIYTYSLDDSRADFYAEGVQIENGRYSVNVHTPHGNIHSVHIGVPGMVNVENSIVALAIAALVGADHEKIKAGLASFEGVQRRFDYQIRRTDMVYIDDYAHHPEELRFTIESVRELYPGKRITGIFQPHLYSRTRDFADGFAKSLSLLDELILLEIYPAREEPIDGVSSGIIFEKVSINEKIMCTKGEIIDILGKHRPEVLLTLGAGDIDTLVVPIENLFSKDDDN
- the murG gene encoding undecaprenyldiphospho-muramoylpentapeptide beta-N-acetylglucosaminyltransferase; the protein is MDESNRINDQNLDAAKTYRRVIISGGGTGGHIFPAIAIANALSAKDPSIRILFVGAEGRMEMEKVPKAGYKIIGLPVRGFDRKNLFRNFRVLYLLIRSIYIARIIIKRFHPDAVIGVGGYASGPVLYAACKKGIPTLIQEQNSYAGVTNKLLAKKVDKICVAYDDMERFFPKEKIIITGNPVRRRLTECVVMRDQSMLFFDFHEDKPTILVLGGSLGARTINQSVLGSLEHFPSDIYLIWQTGISYYEKAKQAVLDKQLHHQIKVFQFIERVDLAYTAADLVISRAGASTISELCIKGKPSILVPSPNVAEDHQTKNAMALVKKEAAIMIPDDQAVKKLMDTAISTVRNPQMLEPLSDNIRELARFNAARKIADIVIQLMEDKQ
- the murD gene encoding UDP-N-acetylmuramoyl-L-alanine--D-glutamate ligase, with the translated sequence MDKERIVILGAGESGVGAAILATKQGFDVFVSDSGAIKPEYKYMLDSHYILYEEGNHSMEIILSANEVIKSPGIPDSAPVIQSIYDAYIPIISEIEFASRYTKAKKICITGSNGKTTTTTLIYYMMQQAGMNVGMAGNVGKSFALQVAEDDYDYYVLELSSFQLEGMHQFKADIAILLNITPDHLDRYDYSLQKYVNAKMRILQNMTKEEFFIFCSDDEITIRELESIVLAAQTLPFSIENKPSPGAYLDNDWIKVDFRKDIFSMPVNDLSLKGKHNIYNSMAAGIAGKVLDIRKEHIRSALSTFPGVEHRLEKVLKIKDVTYINDSKATNVNSTWYALESMETPVVWIAGGTDKGNDYSVLEELVEKKVHFMVCLGKDNTKLIESFGEIVPQYVEVHSMKDAVREAYQKANPGDTVLLSPACASFDLFNNYEDRGRQFKQYVREL
- the ftsZ gene encoding cell division protein FtsZ → MEIDDLNIGWIENRSSIIKVIGVGGGGGNAVSYMYRQGIHNVNFVICNTDAQALKESPVPIKIQLGKGRTEGLGAGNKPEVGREAALDSLEEIREVLDTGTKMVFVTAGMGGGTGTGAAPVIARIAKEMNILTVAIVTIPFRFEGPQRFKQAIEGINELKEHVDSLLIINNEKLREMYGNLRVSEAFSRADDVLTMAAKGIAELITLPGTVNVDFADVSTIMSNGGITVMGSAKASGENRAREAVETALNSPLLNNNDITGARHILLNITSGVGDNEVSMDELIEITDYVTRSAKSSLMIWGAGNDENLGDAVTVTIVATNFPVNCFPELELTGKPNREKIQVQIGDQAELSSGKEDFQTNTQSSYIIKDKSTVTQTKIDWEIPGTQVTDTVERVRSAPSIVDENANIDELENVPAYIRKKVKIDNQAPGSENEVSKYTLSSDEETNTVRLRDNNSYLYDVVD
- a CDS encoding NUDIX hydrolase: MIQKELLNYSKRIRALAEIGLTYSENPYDRDRYEELSSIGQHMMSLLSGHPVEVIEQFFIEDREYKTPQVDIRAVVFDEADRLLLVREKIDAKWSLPGGWADIGYAPSEVAVKEVKEETGLDVLPERMIAVFDKKCHPHPPHLHYVYKLFIGCKLQGGEMQPAFDTLDVGFFDKNNIPELSEERVTRDQVQLMFDYHHHPEKPVVFD
- the ftsA gene encoding cell division protein FtsA, translated to MENTPQYVAAIDVGTTKIVTLLGKRTENKKLEIVGFSRSDSKGIRRGEVLNPEEASNVVKETIFDLQRRTGIIFSEVFVGIAGQHIRILKSRNYINRPVYEDSITVDDINQLKSDANNIALEEGKEIIHILPQSYIVDNETDIFNPVGMLGKRLEANFNIVVGNIDSIKRIRKCIHNAGLDIREIILEPLASADAVLYDEERESGVALVDIGGGTTDIAVFYENVLRHSAVIPFGGYVVTKDIKDACGLGEQVAEEVKVQFGMALSEAADENKVIVIPAKVPGREPKEISFRNLAHIIQSRMEEIIDAIMFHIENSGCADKLGSGIVITGGGAMLKHLKQLFHYRTGMDVRIGYPGEQLSGDAEAINEPRYATGIGLLMKGFCHMDEYQWEMATTLQAEKEAQEERKRQEQEMDKEEVMEEADVNDSGSKIKKPRRKISFDGFKESIIGYFNAEPDSEM
- a CDS encoding sulfatase-like hydrolase/transferase, with translation MTRQMYQMLKSNIYVQLIKRILVVYLLFTLCRLVFYWYNYDLYQERTFAQLWTIFTGGLLFDTTAILYTNILYILMFLIPFKFRYNKTYQGVAKYLYLITNGIALAANCIDIVYFRFTLRRTTFDIFREFSHGEKIGNVFANAFIDHWYLVLFFIAIIVLMVFLYGRPIEKSSVLIRNPFIYYPACLVGMALGVGIVVIGLRGGVRHSTRPITLSNAGEYVQEPIDVPLVLNTPFSIYKTIERRGMTPLKYFDDEQVMERIYTPVHMPSDSVGAFNHMNVMVIILESFGKEHSGFYNKELDGGTYQGYTPFLDSLASQSLTFEFSYGNGSKSIDALASTLAGIPAIPQPFVLSPHFNNTIRALPLLLKEKGYETAFFCGQPNSAMGFWAFCKLMGFNRQFGMTEYGNNDDYDGIWGIWDEEFLQFTAKEMSGLSEPFLSTLFTISSHHPFRVPERYENVFEPGPLPIHRCIRYTDYSLKRFFETASRQPWYNQTLFVLVADHINGIVHDEYKPTPEMFAIPVIFYKPDGSLKEYRHSVSQQIDIMPTVLGLLNYDQPYLSFGFDVNRTQDRFAINYTNGYYQLYSDKYVLVFDGKETTGLYQLRTDMSHNFAGELPEIQEEMEQKAKAFLQQYTTRMVENRLTVKP